From the genome of Botrytis cinerea B05.10 chromosome 7, complete sequence:
ACTTCCACGGTGGGTGATCCCGTGACCTTTATGATCTGAGTGTCTTACAGTATCAACACACCCTGCTTCGAAAGCCATTCTTGAAAgctatttttgaaatcacaTCACGCAGGAGAAACATTCACGCATCAAAGTGATCAATATATTGGGTGTAATTAAATAAGTTACTTTCATAAGAAATCTAAACTAAAATAAGCAAAGCCTGCCTATACTACCAACACTGCCAGACTATCATACAAATGCTAACCACCAGAACGAACCACTCCGAAAGTTAGAAATCACAAAATCTTCATGACCTACGTATTCTTCGTAAACCATTACCAAGTTGTCTTGAAAAGCAATTAGTTGTTTCTAGCATATGCAGACTCAACCTCCTTCTTATACTTCTCCAAAATACTCTTTCGTTGCAATTTCTGTGCAGATGTTACCAATCCCTATCAATGTTAGTATGGACTATGTTGTGAAAAAGGGGGAAAACTGACATTTTGAGGGGTCCATTCTTCATCAGATAAGACAACACCTTCGATGATTTCAATTCCTGACAATCCACCAGCCTTACCAGCTTGTTGTAATTCCTTCAACACGGcatcttgaatcttcttctcgtGTACTAATTCCTCCACACTGGATCCTTGGACACCAAGTTTTTCGGCAAGTTTCTTCAACGCAGGTTCAGCTGGAACGATCAAAGCAACTGGCTTGGTTCTCTGTTGGTCGGCATAAACGCAGATGTTTCCTACGACCGTAGCGGAGCGGTAGATAGATTCGAGTTTCTCAAGGGCGATATATTCTCCGTTGAGAGTTTTGACcaaattcttctttcggTCGATGATATTAAGATGACCATTCTTGTCCCATTCTCCAATATCACCGGTCTTGAACCATCCATCTGCGGTCAGAGCTTCTGCTGTTTCTTCGGGATTCTCATAATAACCTTCCATGACAGGATCTCCTCTAATCCAAATTTCTCCCTGGGGGTTTGGTTTGTTGGTTGCATAGTATCCAGCATCTGGGAAATCAACAAGCTTGATTTCAATAGAACCAGGAATATCACCTAATGCTTCGTCGGTCCATTCCATAGGGTCCATCAAGGCGCCCATTGCAGTAGTTTCAGTTAATCCATACCCATTAATCATCGGTGTAATGGCCATGGAAATAAATCTCTGAGTGTCTTTGGAAATTGGTCCACCACCGTTCAAACAAATTCTGAGTTTTCCACCAGTAGCTTCCTTGACCTTCTTGAATACTAGTGCATCCAAAGCCTCAGCACCTGGGAGTCCGTAACGTAAGAGGTTGTTCTTAGCCCAAAGTGCACCCCAGAAGAGGTTTTTGACAATCGGGCTTCCACCATTAACCTTAGCAACGATGCCCTTCTTGACGGATTCCCACACGGCGGGAACACCAACTAAAACGGTTGGCTGGAATTCTCGAATATCTCCCTTGCAATTTTTAACTGATGTGTCCGACAAAGTCTTGGGGTTTCCGTAACCCATAGTTCCACCCCAGTACAAACAAGCATTTTCGAAAACGAACTCGAGAATATGCGCAAGAGGGAGGTATGTCAAAAGACCGTCACCTGGACCAAGATATGGTTCGACAATTACATTGACACCAGCAACTATAGTAAGCGCAAGCGCTAGTCAGCACAACGTATATATTTCACAAACAATAAATTTAACTTACCAGCTGCTACAACTGCCTTGTGTTTGATGGGCACACCCTTTGGTGGTCCGGTAGAACCAGAGGTATACATAATGCAGCACAGGTCTTCTGGTGCGGGGGGTACTGGTTCAACAGGATTCTCCTCGCCAAGCTTTCGTAATTCCTCGAAACTCAAAATCTTGAGCTTCTCGTGTGCCTTCTTGAGGTTATCAATGTTCTCTTGCTTAACCTCATTTTGGCTGTTCCAGATTACGTATTGAATATCTTTGGCTTCCTTGAGAGGGTTAATCAAGGTTGGTAATAGATGAGGATCCAAAAAGATAGCTTTAGCTCTGGTCGCAACCAAGGAATGCTTGAGACCGTCCTCTCCCAAAGTATCATATGCGGTAACAATTGGCATCGATTGAGAAACTGCGCCGTGAGCAGTTGCTAACCAATGAGCACTTGTCGCCGCGAAAATGTGTACTCGgtcctctttcttcaacccAAGCTTTCTGTAACCAGCTCCAACTTGTAAGATTAACTTTTCATATTCTGAGAAGCTCATGTATTTGTATTCGCTGAGTTCGAAATATGTCCATTTCTTATCGACTTCTTGTTGTTCGCCATCGACCATTTTCTTCACCTTCTTTACTTCCTGGTGAGTCTTGATCAATGTTCGACTTCCGACAGCTTTCGCGTTTCCATACTTCTCGGAACTTCGTTTGATTATATCGTAAACAGTTGAAACATCTTCGGAAGGGCGGGTGGCAAGCTTGTTGGCTGTCAAAGGGTGTCTTCTTGGAATAGTCTCACCGTTTACAGCTTTGTGGCCCGGCGCCTCCGCACTGAAAGGTGGTGAGTGATAGAATTTGGGTTGAACGGAGATGTTCTTGAGCGACCCTGAGGACGCCATTTTGACCTGGTGGTGATGAAGCTCAATtgttgagagttgagagttgaTGTATTTGATGGGGAGAGGAAATTGGTGGTGCGCAAGCTCCGTCCCTTGTTGATGTGACTTCGTGTTATGTATTTAgaggatgagagagagagctaCGCGAATGCCCTTGAACTCGTGTAGGTACCGGCTACCAGGACTGTATTGTCAATGAAACGTTATAATTCTTTGCAATTCAGGTATAGGAAATGGTTGAGATATATCGGAATGTCGGGGAGCAATTGGGGCtggggaaaggagaagaaataataaatcgcTTTCACAGCCAGGTAGATGGAGTATGACGCTGCCTTGCTTTCGTTTATTTTGAACAACCAAGATCCCGTCGAGGAAAGTTCAAAGCTTGACCAATTGGtgatattgtattcaatGCACGGTTACTcaccaaaacaaaaagatcCACCAGGCCAACATTATTTCAAAGCTGCAACTTTCGCTCGCCCACTCATTCATGgagtcttgagtcttgagtcttgagcATTGGGCCTAGAGCATAGAGCACAGGTGATAAGCTTCAACCATTGACCCCGTATCAAAACCCCTGCTCGTGAAGCTATACCGACGTATGGAGTGCATTCCTGGGCACCGACTTTTAAGCATCTTACCAACAGTTGCATCTTACTtacatctatctacccatctacgTATCTATCTTGCTTCCGGTGCCTGGATGTTGCTGATGCTGGAGATGTTGGAGTGTATGCACATCATAGCATGTTTTGGTCATTGCTTCTGTCTATCCACCTCTATCCACCCACCACCATCTATCTAATCGCCATTCAGGGATCGTCTACGCCAGAATTTTGATCAGCTACTCAGACAAACATTGAGATAGAAAGGGACATATCATACCTCACACCCCATCTAACCATTATCGTTATCTGCTCTATACATTTCTTCTGGACATCTCCTGTCTACACCTCCTCTCTACATCTCCTTAAGCTTCTGACCGCTCGAGCTTGGTTGCCTTTACAGCTAAGCATCTCTCACATACGAATCATATAGGTGGGTCAATACggcaaaaaaagaaaagagctTTTTTCTACCCGAGGACACTTACTACTATCGTATGTCTGATATGCCAGCTGTTACACTTTCGATAGTCTCACGAGAACGAATCTGATAGGCAGTAAACTATCTCAACATTAAGCCCTATTTCTCTAATAGACCAAAAGGCTTCCTTGAGCATATTGAGAAGGTTTCACCAGTCCAACTACAACTTTCAATCATGGCTGGCCGCGTACAATCATTTCTTGATTCTCTTGGCCCAGAAGTGGAGGACCCCGAAGAAGGTAGGAAAACGATTTCATTATGTATCTATTTCACTTTTCTGGAGTGTCAAACAGTCAAGTGATTTTCCAATTGCTTGGAATGAGGCAGTGTGAGAGCTTGGTAACACAACAGTTTATTGTGGCGTGAAGTGCTTACCGAAAAGGGGGTTAACATTTGGCTGCTTTTACAATGCATCGAAGTGGCCGTTGAGACGTTTCGGAGTAGTCGAATTTGAGATTATGAGCACAACTTTGTATCATCTTTCCAAGAGTATCGAAGAATTTATGTGGATTCATAGGATATGTCTTAGACCCTTTATTTTGGCCAAGTTAAGAAGctaaaataattaattctAGAGGCTTTTCTGTTATTCTCTCAAACCATCCCTTCCCAGAATCTCGGATTCGTAGATTCAAAGGCCACTGAGATAGATTTGACGATTAATGGTAGAGATCTCACAATTTATCAATCTCCTACAATACTGTCATCAAATCGTGATGGGGGAACTACTGGAGCAGGTAAATCAACCCTTCCACCGCTGTATTCAGCTCATTACTAATGATACACAGTGATATGGAAAATCACCCCCCTTTTCGCAAAATGGATATCCTCACCTACAAATCCACTTCTCCAACACCAAATAATCACCTCTGATTCAATAGTCCTTGAATTGGGCTGTGGAATATCCGGTCTAATAGCCCTTACTCTGTCACCCCTTCTCCAAACATACATCCTTACCGACCAACCATATGTCCTCAAATTTCTCTCTCAGAATCTTTCTTCcaactcatcctcatcaagtACAACAACCTCCAAATCTAAGTCCCGAAAATCCAAAGCCCCATCCTCAACATCCACATCAACCCAACAAACCTCAACCAACAAAATCATCCCTCTAACCCTCGACTGGGAAACCGACGTCGTCTCCCCCTCTCTCACCTGCTCCGAGACCACCACCAGCTTCGATACAATCATAGCTTGCGATTGTATCTACAACGACGCACTCATCCCACCCTTCGTCCAAACATGTGTTGATCTCTGTCGTCTTCGTTCCGCATCCTCACCCTCCAAAAATCAGGACCAAACAGAACCCAGTAATCCCACTCTATGCGTCATAGCCCAACAACTCCGTTCTCCAGATGTTTTTGAATCCTGGCTCAAGGAATTCAACAAATTTTTCAAAGTGTGGCGTGTTCAGGAGGGTGATATTCAGGAGTGTGGGCTAGGAGAAGACTCGGGGTTTGTGGTGCATGTTGGGATTTTGAGATAGGTATTTGAAGAGTTGATTTCTCTCGTAAGTAGATTCCTAGCAGTACCAAAATCTTACATGTTGTTTTGTTGGTTTTGTTCTTGGTGCAGAGGATGTGTATCTAATGTTGAATCCTATATGGTATAATGAATggatcatatcatatcatactgAATACCCGAGATGAGTTTCTGAGATGTAAAATAGAGATCCATTTCAGTATTAATATCCTTACTATCAAAAGACTATATAAAGCATTGATATTTacacaaataaataattgcATAGTAGCGTTACTTTCTATCTTTCCCTCCACTCCCTTTCACAACCTCAGTcaacacatatatacatggACTTGGGAATCTCATCGGATAAGTAAGCTGAATAAAGCATGTATTATTCAACTTACCGCATATTtatgttgatttgatgatgggtgtatatccatctcattgaaaagttttaaaaagatatcttttttcttgctcttttcttttcttctcctcctcggTTGGTTGGAGATCTTGGGGTGGTGGCTGGTTATGGAGACAAAGACTGATGTGTAATGCAATGATCATCTAGTAGAGATTATTTCTGATTATGCTACTTTCTCGGTAGGTATGGTTGACTagggttttttttttttgtaaataGATTTACTGGGTATTTTTTGGAATCATTCATTAtgttttgaagtttgatcTCTTAAGCTATTTCTTTGTATGTATGGCAGACAGATTTTGGATGCTGTGAATACCATGTTATTACCGAATCGAATCATAACTCGTCGAGTGCGGTGACTCTAGATTGTTTTCGGGGGGGGGGTAGTAATCAACATATTACGAATGTATTTGGAAGGAAGCTTTTGATGAGGACATTAACACGTGTGGCAGAGAATTGAAAACACATCTACTTGTTAGCTGCAACGTAATTTATTCTTGTGTTAATGATTCAGGCACGTTTTCAagtatttctctcttcaaccCGGCTGAGATAAAATCGCCCGTATATCCTAGATTATAGCAATGCAAAAGTCGGCATCGTGAGTTATCATTTAAAGGCTAGTCTCCATTGGAGAGAGGACCGCAACACTATCGGAAATTTGCAAAGGCTTCAGCaaacaacttcaattctataCCATTTAATTATTAACGAAGACAAATTAGTATTTGTGTCTGTATCgctaaaaaaaatatcaggCTCTTATCTGATCAACAGGGAAAGAAGTCTTGACTTATGGCTTAGTTGttatttccttctcttcttcaacgtTGCGTCCCTGGTAGTGGCTTTGGTAGTCATAGTTTCCTCATTGTGAGAACCACTACAAGACTcccatcttctttttgattttaacaTATTCTACATCAATTTTATCATATTTCTATACCAATTACAAGTTATCAAAACAGAAGATCAAGCCATCATGTCCGTCGTGTCTCCTAAAGCGAAGCCAACAGCCTGCGATGCTTGCAGAAAATTAGGCGTTAAGTGTAGTCTAAACAACTATGTCGACGACTGTGAAAGATGCACTAGTCTAAAGACAAGTTGCTTCGTCACAGATGATTACAACATTACTATTCATAAGGTTCCCCAGAGAGcgcttcaaaatttcaggAGTGCGAAGTTTTTGGTGCAAATGGCAAATCTgagaaaagaattagaagacAGTGAATCAGACGGGAAAAACACATACGTTATTATTGATGCAGTAGTTTCTAATTTTGAGGGGATATCAAAGGAGGCTATCAACTACCCAGAGTTTATGGGGTTCTTCGCTCTCAACTTCTCGAGTCTGATTAATTGGATTAAAATTTACTCCGGCCATCAAGTATGGAATGTTGCCAAATATGACCAGAAGACTCTACAATCACTGTAAGTTCCGTCAATCATCCCACAAAGTTTTGGACACCAAGTCTACTTAACTCTTGTTAACAGCTATTCACCTTACATCTTCAATTGACATCCTCTTAGTACAAAATTGGGCGCTATCATGAAATCTCTCAACTGCTCACCTATTTCGACCAGCGTAAGTTGGCTTGTATGGCAAATTTCCATCATTGGATCTGAAAGACCAAACCATAGTGACTCTCTTCCGGACAATCACAGTCAAACACATACAAGCTCCTCTAAGCTCGTGTATGAGCCTGAACACATGCTGCCTGCGGAGTCACAGGCTGAAGACTCACAGGCAGAAGACTCACAGGATGAAGACTTACAGGATGAAAACTCACAAGTTGGAGAGTTGTAGGCTGTAATCTTAGCAGCTGGATGTATGTGATTTGAAGCCCTGGCTATGGAGGCCATGCCGCTTGAATATTTGCACTACGTCAACTTACCATCAATTCGCGTACAAATTAATCGTTCCAGATAGCAAAACACCCGATAAGCATAGTATCTATGGTGGAGAGTACTTTGCAGAAGGAGATATAGCTTAAAAGGAAACCCGGTGGAAGACGAGAGTCAATACAACGGAAGGAAAAACTAGCTTACATGTCTCGTTAATTCGAGTCTAGCGTTTACTATTACCACGGTTCTCACACTGTTTCTTAGATATTAGAGAAATGTAACATTAGCTGTTCAGCGTCTGtagaaattttcaaaagtctCAATATCTTTGTTTCGTTGAGAATCATAAGGAAggtgatgaatggatgaacgCTCAAGTCGAAGATCTTTAACAACCTCAGCATTTGCGATGAATGCAAATCGCTATAAAATTCTCCGGGTCATTTGCTTGCCAAAAAAGAACTAAAAGCAAGCTTCTAAGTAGATAGTTCGAGTCGGAAAAGGAACATACAATCTTAGTCTAATTCAGACAGTCGAAAAGATAGCAAAATGAGACTTCTTATTATCCTTCAGGTTTTAACATTCGTAGTAGCCGTTTGCAGCTCCTGTCCATATTCAGACTACAGCGCATGCATTGGTCACTCTATCCCCAAAACCTACAACCAAATTGCGGACACATAGTGCCGCTGGGCTTTATAGTACTAAGTATGAGTTGGAATCCGATGAATGCTGAATTTAGATTGCTTACTTCTGAGATGGAGTCGACAGGACTAAGTTTGGAGCTATAGATGCAGCGGACTAGTTAGGTTTGTTGTTTGATACTTATGGCTCCGGACTTTGCGCAGTAACGCTGTCAGACATCAGTCTTGCCAACAATTGTTGTGGTAGACGTATAGTTCCAATACTTGCATCAAGAGTGGAATCAGCAGATATCCAGAAAATTCTCGCCGATCAACAGATTAACATGGAAGAATTCTCTGTCTGGGAACAGCATGTCAGCGGCGGTAAGGGAATCAGAGGAATCTTCCATGAGtgttgaaaaaaaaaaaaaaaacattgaaGGGTGGATGAAATTTCAAGGTCCAGGGGAGGTATACTTAGATGTAGTGAGATTTGTCTTTTCTTGATAGGCTATATATAGTTCACTATACTCTGGTTTGGGGCCCTACGCTGaagatttcttcaaattcctgACACGCAGGACGATCCGGCTGTGGGCTAGTTTGGACCACACTATTGAAATTCTAAAGCACACTGTTAGGGCTCTTTTGAGGAAGTTCTCGAGTTCTCAA
Proteins encoded in this window:
- the Bcrkm5 gene encoding Bcrkm5 — protein: MAGRVQSFLDSLGPEVEDPEEEAFLLFSQTIPSQNLGFVDSKATEIDLTINGRDLTIYQSPTILSSNRDGGTTGAVIWKITPLFAKWISSPTNPLLQHQIITSDSIVLELGCGISGLIALTLSPLLQTYILTDQPYVLKFLSQNLSSNSSSSSTTTSKSKSRKSKAPSSTSTSTQQTSTNKIIPLTLDWETDVVSPSLTCSETTTSFDTIIACDCIYNDALIPPFVQTCVDLCRLRSASSPSKNQDQTEPSNPTLCVIAQQLRSPDVFESWLKEFNKFFKVWRVQEGDIQECGLGEDSGFVVHVGILR